ACTGCATGTGTTTATGACCACAGAATAAACATTAAGTGTTATATCCTTAACCGGAAATCAACTTAACATATTTAGAAATCCCACTAATTGAGGGTCTCTTGATACATCTTTGTGTCCCTCGTTCTCAAAGCCTCTCCTTCACTCCAGCTGTTACATTCTGAGATGTGTCTACCAACTTGTGGCACAAACAAGCCCTGAAGGCATGTTAGATTTAAGGGAATTATGAGAAAGCTTGTATTTGGGGACTCTGCATGGCTTTTTGGAAACCTCTCTCCCGCACCAACCCCAGGCCTGTAGCTCAAATCTTTGTTCTTTACTTCAATGTCTTCTTCGTTCAGCATATACTGTACGTATCAAAGTGCATACGTACGTAGGTATGATGTGGCCAGATGCACGACTGTGCCTGTCTTAGGTTGTCCCGGTATCAAAGGTGGGATCTTACCCGTCATTGGCTAACCAGCCCTCTTCACTGGCCACATTTCATGACCCATAtaggggaggatgagaggatgtaCCAACACCATGTTCCCATATGAATCTttaatatataaacacacacactatatgccATTTGGTAGATGCTTtgatccaaagcgacttacaggcTTGCATtcatacattttacgtatgggtggtcccgggaatcaaacccactaccctggagTTACAAGCATCATGCTCTATCACCTGAGCTACAAAAGGATTCCTTTCCAAAATGCCATTTTAGTGATCCAAGTTCTTCCCAAAGTATGAGTCTCATTCACAATGCTGTGGTCAGTATTTTCCATGCCAAGTTATGTATGCTAGAGGTAGTGGCTCTTGGAATTTAAATTGTCAGGATTTTGTTTAATAAAATTATACAGGGGTGCCTGTAGGGGGCACAGGTCCATCTTCACGGTAGAAAACAAATGGAGGAAAGATCAGCTGCTGAGTTTCAGAGAGGGAAAGCGTGAGATCAGTTGAGACAGACAAAAAGAGAGTACCCAGACAGACAGTTAAACCTGCATCTAGAAGGGGGCAGGGGTGTAGAAACAATTGAAATGATAGCCATTTTCCTCAACTAAAACcataaaatcaaattttatttgtcacatacacatggttagcagatgttaatgcgagtgtagtgaaatgcttgtgcatgCGTTTGTTGGCTGATTAATATTGAGCTATATAGTATGAAGAGGTTCATGGTTTGATCATGTCAACATGGGCACATATGGCATGCACCTAAAATTAAAATAATCATAAACGTGGCTTTACATTTGAGCTGAGGTGCAGCCCCAAAAGCATCGAGTTGGCTATTTGTGCGATTTCAACACTTGCCCAAGAACAGATAATGTCATGTCTTAACAACTTAATCACCACCTACGTTATTGTAGTAATGTGAGAGGGCTCAGTGAGACTCTCTGATAGCATGGTGATCAACAAGTCACTCTGGTTCCTTCGAAGTTGAGCGTTATGCTGCTATTCAGTAGTATCAGACCAAACATGTCCTTCCTGGCTCATATAATCCATAAACAACATGTGATATCCCACAGAGTAGGGCTTTCCTGAATACAGTCAAGTTACCCCCTGAAATACACAGAATGGAATGAACTATCCCCCCTCCCAGCCATCTCACAATACACTGCCAACAACCTACCATTACCCACCCAGCCAACGAtctcacaacacaatgtcaacaaCCTACCATTACCCACGCAGCCATCCTGAGAACATCACACCATCAACAGCCTACCATTACCCACCCAGCCATCCTGAGCACATCACACCATCAACAGTCTACCATTTCCCACCCAGCCATCCTGAGCACAGACTGACCTGATGTATGAAGCCTGGTCCTTGAAATAGTCACAAAGGGGGTTCCTCTCCAGCCATAACTCCACCAGCTTAAGACCCTTGATCCTGTCCAGCTCGCGCTCTGTCTTTAACTGGAATGATGGCAGGAAAAGAACATCCAATCAAACAGCCAGGTGTTACTCACAAGACCGGACACAGAGAGAAAACTCCTAGTCCCAGTCAATTGACTAAATTAATTATGTGGATAACTGAAAAGTAAGAGGAGACTTTGTGCAGTCCCAGTAAAGGTCAGTGCTGGGGTTAGGTCCCGTTGAGCCACAACCAGACCCAGTCTCCTCACCTCGTTATGAGAAAGGTTGAGTGTCTTCAGGTTGGGAACCTTGTTGACCAGCTCTGACAGGTCATCCAGCCTAAATAGCTTGTTGTTGCTAAGGTTCAGACAAACAAGCTGTGGAAGGAAAGGAGAAGGGATAAGTGGAGAGGAAGGCATCCATATTCTTTCATTATTCAGCTACAAGGACTGACCACATCCATACCTCTGGAATATTCTCCTCAATTATCTTAATAACAGCACGCATGGAGTTCTTTCTGTTCAAAGTCACATCAATGTTCTGGGACACCAGGTCTGTGGAAATCAGGGAAGTATAGGAGTGTTGGATGGCACTACCAGAATACAGGTCGTATAACGCAAATACAACATTGAAAAACATTTGATGTGACTAATTGCTCTTGCCGTGTACCTGGGTCTATCCGGATGTTGTTCAAGTCCAGCGCTTGTTGAGAGCCATCAAAACGTTTAGCCATGCATTGCTAATGAGGGAAAGACAGTTTTACGCATTCAGCCCTTACACCTCTCTATACATGAAACTAAATAATGAATGTTGCACTATTATCATTAGCGGGTACTTGAAAGAATAGGAGGCATTACTAAGTAGAGTTGAAGGAAAGGAAAAGTAATAACCTTGCTGATGGCTTTAATATCAATACAATAATGTTATTTAAACAATCACTCCTCCTGTTCGAGAGCTGGTCTCCTCGTCTTACCTTCAGGTGCTCCAGATCAGCTGGCTTTAGTTCAGACTGAAGAAAGGAGGGTGGAGGACAGGGATTCATCAGTACAGTCACCTGGAcaagatggaggatggaggagtgaATGACATGTTTTTTAATGACTATCCCCAGGGGGAAATGGTTATGTCCTAGAATTTCAATTGAAAGCCCTTTACGAAGCCCTAATCATTAACCACAGCCTTACCGCGACCCCTTCTCAAGGTCCTATTTATTGATGGTCCCGTCCTTATTGATTGCCATCAAACTTAACTCTGACGCCAGCCTTGTTGCTTAAAACTTCTGCTGGTGTTATTAATGTGTTCATGTCTGGTGTCCAGTCTGCCAGAAATATCCCGCTTAACACCATTTGATAAAACCACCAGAGGTCGGTTtggtggagaaaaaaaaatagtACCTTGTAGCCCTCTTTGTCAGTGATCTTCCGTGATACCTTAAACAAGGCATTCGCAGTCGTGGAATCGTCAATAAAGAACTCTGCTCGGTTTCCCTCTACGTGGTACTTTAGAAAACAGAGGTGAAAAAAGAGAATGCCAATAAAATGAAGCTATTTCAGGGGAATGAAACTAagcccagtgtttcccctataatTTATTTCAGCAGTGGTGGCAGAGGtaaataaaacttttttttttttttacatattttttttagtTGCAGTGGAGGCACAGCTGCTAAATGTATAAAGGGGAAACACTGCTCAGTCTATTTCTGGATTAGATTGACAAACAAAAAGAGCCCCTAGGCAGCAGTCACTTACATGTACTGGGGTGAAGGGCATGGAGCAGATATTCTGCAGTGCTGTTATCAGCCAGTCTTTGTCGTATTTCTTTCCATAGGGGACCTGCAAGAGTCACAATTTATCATGACTAAGTACAATCCAATCAATGACAGTTTAGTGAATCTGTAAAGCTAccctattattttacaatgtggACTCACAGACATCTTGAACCAGTTCTTGCggccacctccacctccatcccctcCTTTGTTATTCCCACGACCCCTGtgacctcctccaccacctctgcgGCCCCGGTCAAATCGGTCGTCACCACGCCGATTTGGCCTTCCATAAGGGTTACTAGCAGGGGAAAAAACATGAGGGTGGATAAAGGATAACTTCTAAGATCAAACCTAAAAACATGTTCAGTGAAATAGTCTGTCTTCAGCCTGACAAACTCACAATCTGTGTTGGGAGGATCCATCTTGGGAGTTGCTGTCCGCCATTGCCACATCTCCATCCTCATCGTCGAATCTCGCTCTGGGTCCCGGGCCGCCGCCGCCTCTTTGGCTACCACGATGTCTTGGTCTTGGCCCTACTGGCCCCTGGTCACTATACATAGGGGCCCTGAAAGGCCCTCTGCCTTTACGGTTGCGAACCTTTTGTCCTCCAACTCGGTCATCGTGATCTGATGGACAAAGAGTCACTATAGTAAGCTTTGAGTTCACAGAAAATGAAATTTAACCTAACTACAGCAATTATTAGCCAAATAATGGTCCAGATCTGGTCTGGCAAGAGAGTGAGCTGGGCGATTCCACACCAGGAAGGCCCTTCTGGCATTTCTCACATATAAACTtcattgggaggaaggatgtttgaTATGCTTTATTATGAAATACAATGTCACAAATGTATTCAACATTACAAATACTAATATCTCAAAAGTACTTTTTGGATTTTGCTTAATTTGAGACATATTGTTTAAAAGTGCTACACAGAATTTCTCCCCTATGTGGGAAGCTAGGGAGAATCGCAGAGACTCACACTTGagccttttactttcagttttggtccaccagcttcaaacagcccTAATAATGATATTTtttgttattgaaaatatatttcacagcaatttagatggtacaatgattccatAAACTATTCAgtgcttgtttttttctctcacatATACTTAAATTGAGCGAACAgtgtagaattttagcaaccaggaaactACAGAGCaaattctatactgaacaaaaatgccACATGCAACAattaacgattttactgagttccagttcatataaggaaaattgaattaggccataatctatggatttcacatgactggacaggggAGCAGCCATGGGTGGTCCTggaagggcataggcccacccactggggagccaggaatagccattcagaatgagttttcccccacaaaagggctttattatagacagaaatactcctcagcttcATCAcatgtccaggtggctggtctcatacaatcctgcaggtgaagaagccagatgtggagatcctgggctggcatggttacacgtgctCTGTGGCAGTGTGGCCGtttagacgtactgccaaattctctaaaacaacgttggagaccgcttatggtagagaaattaacattcaattatctggcaacagctctgttggacattcctgcagtctgcatgacaattgcacgctccctaaaaacttgagacattgtggcattgtgttatgtgacaaaactgcacattttagagtgcacAGGTATACCTgtgtagtgatcatgctgtttaatcagcttcttgatatgccacacctgtcaggtggatattggcaaaggagaaatgttcactaacagggatgtaaacaaatttgtgtatTTTTgagaagtgtttgtgtgtgtgtggaaaatctggaatcttttattttagctcatgtaACATGGGcgcaacactttacatgttgcattaatATTTTGGTTCGGTTAATATTGGCCGTTTGACTCGatttccactagataacacagccacaaatTTTAAAACCCCTTGAAGTAAAAATAAAATATCAATCTACTCACTAAATATTTGGAAATATTGGGGTAGAAATATACACTATAGAATACAATATATGCAAAGTTCATATTGAACAATATTTCTTTATCATTTACATTCTGTATATAAAGGTGCTTTTTGTGCTACTGTAACCTAAGCCCACCTGAGATTAATGTAAAATTACAAAAATTGAATCTATGTCAAACAATGCATAGTTCATTTAACAGTAACATAACATCAAATGCATTTAAAAATGTAAGCTGTGAATTCCTGAAATATATTATCTTGTTGTAGTTCACCAAGTTATGTTGCTACTGTGTGACtgacatgcaggcacacacacaattgATAGCATGAGAAACCCATATTTTCAATTGGCATTAGATGGTAATTAATGTCCATGAAATAAGCCATCATGTGCATATATCAGCAAATGAATTCCTTAATTTTACCTAAAGTATGATCACTTATTTGAGAAGCTACaaaaaatatctgaaaatgtGTTCGAGGGTCGCCTCCACACCAAAGTTTTTTGTCGCTTTGAAAATTGACCACCAGTgcgaatttacaaaaaaatatcaaTAACATAACATAAAACATTGATTAGCTTAGAATAAAAACATATGGCCATAACAACCAGATGAATTGGTTAAAACATTAAACAGTAGAACATAAAGTTTTTTATTGTAATTCAAAGATGGAAGGGGGCGTAATGGGTATGTGGGCTTAATGGGTACACTACCCTAATCTGCACAGCCGGTAATACACGTCACCTAGCGACCGTTTTTTGTGCATAAAATAATTCCCTTGCGCAACAACAAGTTGCCCCCATTCCTCCTGCAAATTGGGTAAGTATTGCAACATTTTGGTTGTCTGAgcgagggaaatgctgtaaattaagagACTATGTATTTAgaaagatgagacgttgaggattataataaatactgctttgatctcatacaagcaagccaaacacctgcgagtccaaatgtgcacttcataTTTCCATACCATAAATAGTGACAACATTTATATttactatgtttgatgtacagttacaagatgacatggtgtcataccctgggttgatctgaacagaatgagcctctgtgtttgtctattgtgaagACAATTTGCCATGGCACACGCAACTGAATGCACTCAAGACCACTTTCTATGTGCACCAAAATCATGATCTGTTTCCCTGAATTGTATTGTGAAAACCTAACACTGTAATATAGTATTTTataacttacagttgaagtcggaagtttacatacacttaggttggagtcattaaaactcgtttttcaaccactccacaaatttcttgttaacaaactatagctttggcaagtcggttaggactagaggtcaaccgattatgatttttcaacgctgataccgattattggaggaccaaaaaaggcagataccgattaaattggacaatttatttatttatttgtaatatttatttgttatttgtaatgacaattacaacaatactgaattaacacttattttaacttaatataatacatcaataaaatcaatttagcctcaaataaataatgaaacatgttcaatttggtttaaataatgcaaaacaaagtgttggagaagaaagtaaaagtgcaatttgtgccatgtaaaaaaactaacgtttaagttccttgctcagaacatgagaacatatgaaagctggtgattccttttaacatgagtcttcaatattcccaggtaagaagttttaggttgtagttactataggactatttctctccataccatttgtatttcatatacctttgactattggatgttcttataggcactatagtactgccagtgtaacagtatagcttctgtccttTTCCTCGCCCCTACCTGTACTCGAACCAGGGAGACatggacaacagccaccctcgaaccACCGTTACCCATCGTTCCACAAAagtagagcaaggggaacaactacttcaaggtttcagagcgagtgacgtcaccgatttaaacgttattagcgcgcaccccgctaactagctagccatttcacatcggttacaccagcctaatctcgggtgttgataggcttgaagtcataaacatgtttgaagcacagcgaagagctgctggcaaatgcacaaaagtgatgtttgaatgaatgcttacgagcatgCTGCTGCCTTCCACCGCTCAGTCTGACTGCTCtaatcaaatcagacttaattataacatcaTGTAAACATAATAACACAAAGAAATACAAGCCTGAGGtgattaatatggtcaaatccagaaactatcatttcaaaaacaaaatgttgATACTtttagtgaaatacggaaccgttctgtattttatctaactggtggcatccctaagtctaaatattggtgttacattgcacaaccgtcaatgttatgtcataattatgtacaattctggcaaattaattacggtctttgttcgGAAGATATGGTCTTCAcatagtttgcaacgagccaggcggcccaaactgcctCATATACCCTGACTTtgcttgcacggaacgcaagaCAAGTGACACagtttccctagttaaaataaattaatgtcaGCAGGCaaaattaactaaatatgcaggtttaaaaatatatacttgtgtattgattttaaagaaaggcgatgttgatgtttatggttaggtacacattggtgcaacgacagtgctttttcgcaaatgcgcttgttaaatcatcaagTATGCTTTGATTTGATGAGAAATTAACTGGCACCGTACCAATtttatgcaatgcaggacaagctagataaactagtaatatcatccacTAGTGATTATGTAAGAtgaattgttttttataagataagtttaatggtAGCTAGCAAATTATTTTGGCTtattgctgcactcgcgtaacaggtagtcagcctgccacgcaggctcctcatgcaatgtaatcggccacaatcggtgtccaaaaatgcagattaccaattgttatgaaaacttgaaatcggccattcggattaatcggccattcggattaatcggccgacctctagttaggacatctacatgacaagtaatttttccaactgtttacagacagatatcacttataattcactgtatcacaattcaagtgggtcagaagtttacatatactaagttgactgtgcctttaaaacagcttggaaaatttcagaaaattatgtcatggctttagaagcttccgataggctaattgacatcatttgattcaactggaggtgtacctgtggatgtatttcaaggcctaccttcaaactcagtgcttgacatgggaaaatcaaaagaaatcagcgaagacctcagaaaaacaattgtagacctccacaagtctggttcatcattgggatcaatttccaaatgcctgaaggtaccacgttcatctgtacaaacaatagtacgcatgtatacacaccatgggatcacgcagccgtcataccgctaaggaaggagacgcgttctgtctcctagagatgaacgtacttttgtgtgaaaagtgcaaatccatctcagaacaacagcaaaagggccttgtgaagataCTTTTATACGTGTTTCCTcgagtatctatatccacagtaaaacgagtcctatatcgacataacctgaaaggccactcggcaaggaagaagccactgctccaaaaccaccataaaatagccagactacggtttgcaactgcacttgggggacaaagatcatactttttggagaaatgtcctctggtctgatgaaacaaaaatataactgtttggcgataatgatcatcgttatgtttggagtaaaaagggggaggcttgcaagccgaagaacaccattccaaccgtgaagcacgggggtggcagcatcatgttgtggaggtgctttgctacaggagggactggtgcacttcacaaaataaatggctcATGAGGAAGCAAAATAATGTGGATTTATTGACacaacgtctcaagacatcagtcaggaagttaaagcttggtcggaaatgggtcttccaaatggacaatgaccccaagcatacttccaaagttgtggcaaaatggtttaaggacaacaaagtcaaggtattggagtggccatcac
This region of Oncorhynchus masou masou isolate Uvic2021 chromosome 8, UVic_Omas_1.1, whole genome shotgun sequence genomic DNA includes:
- the LOC135544300 gene encoding nuclear RNA export factor 1-like, with amino-acid sequence MSTADDSRYNDHDDRVGGQKVRNRKGRGPFRAPMYSDQGPVGPRPRHRGSQRGGGGPGPRARFDDEDGDVAMADSNSQDGSSQHRFNPYGRPNRRGDDRFDRGRRGGGGGHRGRGNNKGGDGGGGGRKNWFKMSVPYGKKYDKDWLITALQNICSMPFTPVHYHVEGNRAEFFIDDSTTANALFKVSRKITDKEGYKVTVLMNPCPPPSFLQSELKPADLEHLKQCMAKRFDGSQQALDLNNIRIDPDLVSQNIDVTLNRKNSMRAVIKIIEENIPELVCLNLSNNKLFRLDDLSELVNKVPNLKTLNLSHNELKTERELDRIKGLKLVELWLERNPLCDYFKDQASYISEVRERFPRLLKLDGQDLPPPIVFDVEVTPAALPPCKPSYFCSEEIKTPIVGFLQQYYSVYDSGDRQPLLDAYHDGATFSLSMPFTMQNPSRCSLGDYHKDSRNLKKLKDPTTRFRLLKHTRLNVVAFLSELPKTQHDTASLIVDVNTFTNTLLSFTVTGVFKEVEGKSRDSVRAFCRVFVTVPAGGTSLCIVNDELFVRNATTEEIRRAFVAPAPTPSSSPVPTLSAPQQEMLSAFSLKSGMNLEWSQKCLQDNEWDFNRAGQVFTDLKAHGKIPDVAFIK